The genomic region CAGGTTGTTGCGAATGACCTCGCTCACATGGGTGAGCACCACGGAGAGATTGTCGATCGGCGTATAGCCTTCGCGGCGGACTTCTGTGGCGAAGGCGTCGGAGATCCACATCGCCTGCATGCCGAAGGCGGGTTCGCGGACGACATCGCCGGGGACGTCGGGTCTCGCATTGTCGCCGGTGACGACGAGCAACTCGCCGATGCGCATTTCGCAGGTCGCAAAGACCGTGCCGTGGATACGGATCTCATAGCTCTTGGAGGGGACGTTGAGGCTTTCCGTCAATTTTATCTCGGGCACCACGAAGCCGTATTGCTGCGCGAACTTGCGCCGCATGCGGCTGACGCGATGAGCGATCTCGGGCATGTTGGAGAGGATTTGCGTCGCGAGTTGCTTGCCGATGCACAGCTCGATCTCGCAAGTGCGCAGCGATTCCTTGACGGAATTGCGCGCTTCCACCTCTGCAGCTTCCTTCTTCTTTTTTTCCTTCGTCTCCGCTTCCTGACGTTTTGCCTCCTGCTGCCGGGGAATGGTGTAAGCGACGAAAGCAAGAAACCCGCCGAGCGCCCCGAAAGGCAGGAGCGGCAGACCGGGCATCAAGGCGAAGACGAACATGAGCGCAGCCGCGACGCCGAGTGCTTTCGGATAGGCGCCGAGCTGGCCGAAGACGGCCTTTTCTGCCGAACCGCGCGTGCCGCCCTTGGAAACGAGCAGGCCTGCTGCGAGGGAGACGACGAGAGCCGGAATCTGCGCCACCAGACCGTCGCCCACCGACAGCCGCGTGAAGACGTCAGCGGCCTCGTCGAGAGGCATGCCGTAGCGAGTGGTAGCGATGATGATGCCGCCGAAAATGTTGACGGCGATGGTGATGAGGCTGGCGATCGCCTCGCCGCGAACAAACTTCGACGCGCCGTCCATGGAGCCGAAGAAGGAGCTTTCCTCCTCCAATTCGCGCCGACGCAGCTGGGCTTCCTTGTCGTCGATGAGGCCGGCATTGAGATCGGCGTCGATCGCCATCTGCTTGCCGGGAATGGCGTCGAGCGTGAAACGTGCTCCGACTTCGGCGATACGCGTTGCGCCCTTGGTGATGACGAGGAAGTTCACCGTCACGAGAATGAGGAAGACGACGATGCCGATGACAAAGTCGCCGCCCATGACGAACATGGAAAAGCCGTTGATGATGTTGCCCGCCGCCGTCACACCTTCATTGCCATGGGCGAGGATGAGGCGGGTCGTCGCCACACCGAGCGCCAGGCGCAGCACGGTCGCGATCAAGAGCACGGTCGGGAAGGAGGAGAATTCGAGCGGCTTCTGAATCCACAGCGCCACCATCAGGATCAGCACCGAGAAGGCGATCGACAAGGCAAGACCGAAATCGATCAGAAAAGTGGGGATCGGCAGGAACAGGATGACCAGCATGCCGATGATCAGGGTGGCGAAGCCGATATCTCGTTTCGACTTCTTTTCGAGCCCGTCGCCCGCAGTAAGCAGCATCTCCGACATGATCAATTCTTCCCCGGATATGGTCCGTCGTGAGAAGGCGCGCTAAAAGCCGGTGGCAATGCGCCCGTAAACCTCGTTTGTGAAGGCGAAGATCTGAGCGCCGATGAAAGGCGCGCTGATCGCTGTCATGAGCAGGATCACAATGATCTTCGGAATGAAGGTCAGGGTGACTTCCTGGATCTGAGTGAGCGCCTGGAACAGTGCGATGCCAATGCCAACGAGCATGGCTGCGCCGACGGCTGGCCCCGCGGCGATGATGATCGTCCAGATCGCCTGGCGGACGACCTCAAAAGCGTCGGCTTCGTTCATCTCAGGCGACTGTCACGCCGGCGCCGATCAGCATCTCCGTGCCATCATCGAGGTTGGCGACGAGGCCGTTGGAGGTGATGCGCACGGAAGCGACGGTGCCCGTGGCGCTGCCGTCGGGCGAGGTCACGGTGCGTCCGATGAGTTCGTTGGCCTGGCCGATGGCCGAAGAGGTCAAGATCTCGTCGAGCTTGTTGTTGGTCTGGATCGTTTGCTCGACCTGCGAAAAGCTTGCGAGCTGGGCCATGTACTGGGTGGTTTCCATGGGCGAGGTCGGGTCCTGGTTTTTCAACTGCGTGACCAGGAGCTTCAGGAAGGTGTCGTAGTCGACCGTCGAGCCGGACTTGTTGGTATTGCTGTTTGCGGCCGCAGTCGTGCCTGCGCCGACGCCAGAGGTGGAATTCATGTCAGATCTCCAGATGTTCGCCGGGCCCCGCTCAGAAAAGCGGGACTGCTCTCGCTCGTGCGGGCCGCCTCAGGCGGCGCGGGCCGACTGCTCGGAGCTCTCCAGGATGCGGCTCTCCGCTTCGAAGAGGTTGCGCAGAGTGCGCAGCGCCTCGAAGCTACGACCGCCATTGACGAGCCCTGCAACCCCCTCCAGATCCTCCAAGATCGCATCGTTCTTGAAGGTCGTCTTCAAACGCATATGCATGTCGTCGAAGAGGCGACGGGCCGCTGCGGCTCCGTCAGGGTCGATCAGCATCGTCTGGATCACGAAATAGAGTTGCCGAAGCGGCGTCGTCGTCTCGTGAGCCTGGAGGATGTGGTTGTCGAGCAGGAAGGTCGCGTCGTTGAGGAGTGTGAACGTGACCTTGCGGTCAACGCGGATCACAGCTCCATTCAAGAACAGTCTCTGCCCGGGCCGGAGCGAGATCCGCATGGTCATTTGAGACCGTCCCGGATCGTCTGGTTGACCTCGATGAGCGCGGCGAAGTTGCGCGATGGATCGACGAGGACGTTTTCTGCCTCGCGGATGATCCAAAGTCCCACCGAGATGAGATCACGGCGAAGCTCCTGACCGAGCCCGTTTTGCGGGCTGGCGAGATCGCGGATCATGAAGTTCCAGAGCTTGTTCACATAGCCAAGCGCCTCGGCGGCTTCTGGGCTGCCCGAGCCACGGATCTCGGCCACGTGCAGGAGCTCCAGGGCGTGATCGAGAGCCATCTGCTCGCGAGCACGCGATTCCCCGCCGGAATCATCGAGGATCTCCGCGTAAGAGAATTTGTACATTTGAACCTCCACCCACGCCTGAATCAGGCGTACTTCAAAATGCTCAAGTTCATGATCTTCGTTGTCAGTGCGTAGGACATCTCGATCTGTGTCGTGAGCGTATCGAAGCGAACTTTCGCTTCGGCCGGATCGACATTCTCCAGTGACTGAATGCCCTTGGAGATGAGATCTTTTTCGGCTGTCATCCTCTCAGTCGCCGCTGTCACACGCTGCTGTGTGAAGCCAATTGCGCTTTGCATGTCGGTGAGCTGAGGCAGAGCACCGCCGATCAGCTCACGGGCCTTATCGACGACCACCTGGATGGTTTCCGGTCCAAGTTCTGTCGTTCCGAGTTCGGCTACCATCGTATAGGCCATGGCGAGGTTGCGCAGAGCTTGCGTGTTGCCGTTCACGGAGGTGGTCAGCTCTTCGTGTGGAGAGATCCGGCTCGTGATGTTGGTGTCGGAGGCGTTCGACCAAGTCGTCCCCCATGACGGGTCGTCGAAAAGTGCCGCGAAGTCGCCGTCCAGGAAGGTCTGCATGTCGCTCGCAGTGATGTTGGCGACCGCCGGATCGCTCTGCGAGAAGCCGAAGAAGGTAGCGAAAGCGCCATCGACTGCGGCCTTCGGACCGCCGGCATCATAATCGTTGAAAGGTGCCGCGCCGGTGTTGATCCCGGAAAAGAGATACTGGCCGTCAGCGGCCGTGTTGCCGAGGGAAATGAGCCCGGAGAGCGCGGCTTTCGCCGAGGCCTGGAACTCTTCGGAAGCAACATAGGGATCTGACACGGAGACGAAGACTGCGAGGGTCTTGTTCGCCGTGTCCGCGATCCCATCCATCGTGATCTGCGTACGTTGCAGCTGAGAAGAGAGAAGGCCATTGGTGGCGATGAAGGATTCCGCCTGCGTAAAATCGTGGCGGAACGACAAGGTTCGAGCCGTCGAATAGCCAAGGGTGAGCCCGACATCGGCGTGCCGGCTCGTAGCCATCTCGACGCCGGCCTTTGCAAGCTCTGACTGCATGCGCGGAACGCTCGAGCGCAGGTTGTTGGCGAGAGCGTACGTGGAGACGAAGGTCGTTTTCATGGCGTCAGCGCGCGTTCATGAGCAGGGTGTCGAAAAGCTCGTTGATCACCGACAGAACCTTGGCGGATGCCGCGTAGCTTTGTTCCAGCTGCAGCTGCAGTGCATATTCGTCGTCGAGATTGACCCCCGTCGCGTTGGAAAGCGCGTCGGAGCTGTGAGCAACGAGCGTGTTCTGGTATTCCACCTCGGCGGTCGCCGCCTGGCGCCTGCCCTCCAGCCAGCCGGAGGAGGACGTGGTGAAATCGATCAGGCTCTGGCTGTCCTCGAGCTGCGTTGCAGGATCGAAGCTGCGTGCCGTGCCCATACCGGTCACGAGCGCATCGAGCCGGTCCGAGAAGGCGGCCGCGCCGGTCGAATTGTAGGCGTAGGCCGCCCCGTTGACGCCACCGTCGCGCAACCGCGACAGCGTTCCGCCCTGCAAGGGATCAATGGCCGAGTTGACGGTAATCGAAGCAGCGAGGCCGGATACTGCCGTACCGCTTGCCGGAACTCCGGGACCGCCAGGATAGGTGAAAAGCCCGGCCTGATCGGGGGCGCCGCCGCCCGTTTGATCGGATTCCGCAAACACCTCGATGAGGCCACGGGCGACTTCGTCGAGCTGGTTTTGATAGGTGAGGGCGACGTCGTCGCGCAGTGTCGTCAGACCGACGAGAGCGCCGCCGTGAAGCGGCATGGTGGCGTTCGGACCAGTCACCGGGACGCCGTCGACGAAGACCGCATTGCCGGGCGAGCCAGCCGTCAGGGCAGGCGAGGCGGCAAAGGTGACGCTCCGGGCCGTCGTTTCGAACAAGGTGGCGCCGCTATCGGTATAGAGCACCATATCGTTGTTGGCGCGCGTGACCACCGAGACACCCATCTGCTCGGAGATCTGGGCGAGCACGGCATCGCGTTTGTCGAGGGGATCGGTGACGTCGGCTCCCGCGAAGGAGCCCTGGACGACGAGATTGTTCAGGGTCTCGAACTTGTCGAGAAGGCTGTTGAGGTTGCTGACCGCATTGGCGATATCGGCATCGGCGTCCTGACGGACTTCTGCGATCGTCTCCGCCGCTGATTGGAGCTTCGTTGTCAGCGCGTTGGCGCGGGTGACGACATTCTGCGAGAGAATAGAATCGTCCGGCCGATTGGAATATTCCTGCAGCGTGATTTGCAGCTGGCTGAGCTGTGCTGCCGGCGAATACTCCGATTCTGGATCGCCGATCGTTGCCGACAGCCGGTTGAGACCGGCGACGAGAGCATCTTCGCTCGCGGCGCGCGATGTCGCGCCGAGCATGGTCGTATAGAGCGCGCGGTCTGTTGCGCGGCTCGTGGTGACGACGCGCACGGCGCCATCGGGCGTCGTCACGGACGGCGCCAGCTTGCGTGAATAGGTCGGATCGCCCGCCCCGGAGACATTCTTGGCAGAGACAGAGATCTGTGCCGCGGTTGCCTGCAAGGAGGAACGCGCCGTCGTCAGCGCGGCCTGAAGGCTCATGGCTAAACTGCCCTTTCAGTGGGAGAGGACGCGATTAACGCTTGAGGTTCATCAGGACGTCCAGAAGCTCTGAGCCTGTCTGGAAGACCTTGGAATTGGCTGAATAATCCCGCTGAGCGACGATCATGTCGGTGAGCTCGGAGGCCATGTCGACATTCGATTGCTCAAGAGCCCCGGACACGATCGCGCCGCGTGATCCTTCCGTCGGGAAGCCGACCTCGACCGCACCCGATTCCAGCGTCACCGAAAAGACGTTGCCGGACAGGGCTTCGAGCTTGTCGGGGCTCGGCACGTCGGCGAGCGGCAGGCGGAAGGCTGGGGTCATCGCGCCATTGGTGTAATTGGCGTAGACTGTCCCATCCTCGGAGATCGTCACATCCTTGATCGTCGCCGGCGCGTTGCCGTTCACGACCGCCGTCATCGGCGTGTATTCGGCGGCAAGATGCGTCGTGCCGGTGAGATCGAGCGTGATCGCTTCACCGCCCGGCACTGTCAGTGCGATTTCGGCAGGTGTGCTCGTCAGGGCTCCAGCGTCATCGAAGGTCACTGTCTGGGTCGACAACGCGGCTGATGCGTAAGGAAAGCCACCGTCGGTGGCGCCGGCGTGATCGTAGACCGTGTATTCCCATTCCGCCGGGCTGTCGCTCGTCTTCGACATGTAGATGTCGAGCGTCACTTCGTTGCCGACCTTGTCGAAGACGGTAATGGACGACTTGGCGGTATAGGCTGAATCCGCCGCGTTGGCGGACGGCAGGTTGCCTGTCACGACCTCTGCGCTCTCGGGCAGGTTGACCTTAAAGACGCCGCTGGTGGTCGGATTGGCGGTCATGTTCATGCCGCCGAAATTGACGGGCTGAAGTCCCGTGAGGCCGTTCAGGACAACACCCGGATCGCCGCCGCTGATGTCGTAGCCCATCAGTGTGAAGCCGGCCGTGTTGACGAGATTGCCGGTGTTGCCGTCGAGGGTGAAGGCGCCTGCCCGGGTCAGATACGGATTGCCGTTCGGGTCGTTGACCACGAAGAAGCCGTTGCCCTGGACGGCGAGGTCGGTGTTCGACGTCGTGTAGGTCAGCGGTCCGCGATCGCTGATGGCATGACGGATATCCGTCTTCACCGCACCTGGATTGTAACTGCCTTTGCCGCTGTTCAGGAGCAGCGATGAGAACTGGGTGTCAGCGCGCTTGTAACCGATTGTACCGCTGTTGGCGATGTTGTCGGAGACCGTGCCAAGCAGGTTCGATTGGGCATTCATGCCCGAAACGCCGGTGCGGAGCATCCCATAGAGGCTCATCAGCTTAATCCTTTTCCTCAACCCTTGTGTGGCCTGTTTGGCCCGGTGAGCTTGCGTGAAGCTGTCGGCGGCGGCTACTGACGCAACAAGACAGCGAGGTCTGCAAAGGCGTCCTGGGCAAGCGGGCTCGAGGGGTCCTGGCGCAGCGCATCATAGACGCGTGGCACGAGCTGAACGGCCCGGTCGAGCTCAGCGTCGGCACCCTGGTGGTAGCCGCCCATGAGCCTCAAATCGCGTGTGTCTTCGAAACGAGAGATCAAGGTGCGAAGCTTGCGCACCAACTCGCGCTGGTCAGACGTCCAAACGATCTGCGCCAGTCGCGAAATCGATCCGAGCACGTTGATGGCCGGGTAGCGGCCTTGATCGGCAATGGAGCGATCGAGAACGATATGACCGTCCAGCGTGCCGCGGATGGCATCGGCAACGGGATCGTTATGGTCGTCACCGTCGATCAGGACGGCGAAGATGCCGGTGATCGATCCGGCTCCTTCCTCGCCGGGGCCTGCGCGCTCCAAAAGTTTTGGCAGATCGGAAAACACGCTCGGCGCATAACCGCGCGCCACTGCCGGTTCGCCGGCGGCGAGAGCGATATCACGTGCCGCATGCGCGTAACGCGTGACGGAATCGACGATGAGCAGAACGGAATCGCCCTGATCACGAAAATATTCGGCGATTGCCATGGCCGAGAGCGGGGCGAGACGGCGCATCATAGGACCTTCGTCGCCAGTCGCCACGACCGTTACGGCGCGGGCACGATTGCCGTTGAGCGCACCTTCGATGAATTCCCGGACTTCGCGGCCGCGCTCACCAACCAACGCCACGACGACGGTGTCGAAGCCCTGCGAATGGGCGATCATCGATAGAAGAGTGGACTTGCCGACGCCGGAGCCGGCGAAAATGCCGATGCGTTGTCCCTCGCAGATCGGCGTGAAAATATCGATCGCCCGCACGCCCGTCGTCAGAGGCCGGTGCAAGCGCGCGCGGGTCATTGCAGGCGGGGGCTCGGCGTCGACGTTCATCATGCGCTCGCCGTGGGCAAGGGGACCGAGACCGTCCACCGGCTCGCCCATGGCATTGATGACGCGGCCTTTCCATTCGTCGCGGGGAGCAAGCCCGATCGCGCCGATACGATGCGCCTCGGTGCCGATGCCGAAAGGCATTCGCGTCTCGAACGGTTTGACGATCACGTCACGCCCGTCGATGCGCACGACTTCGCCAAGCGCGCTCAGCTTGTCCCACGAGAAACGCACTCGCTCGCCGAGCCGCACGAAGGGCGAAAGGCCGGCGACGCGGCAATAAGTGGGGGCTACCTCCGTCACAAGGCCGCCCACACGCACTGGGGGGATTTCAACGGCCGCACTGTCGATCGCGGATTTGAGACGCGCGAGAGCGGTCATTCAGCCATCCCCCATGATGCCGGATCTTCTGCTTTCCTGATGGATCAGGACGGGCCGAGCGAGCGGATCGCTTCTTGCTGCGTAGATTCGCTCTTTTCCACGGCCGAAGCCGCACTGTCGAAGGCGCGTTGCAGCATGATCAGCTTGCTGATCTCAGAGATCGGATTAACGTTGGCGCCTTCGACATAGCCCTGACGCAGGCCATTGACGGTCATATCCTCAACCGGCTGGGCTGCTTCGCTCGGGACTACCCCAGAGTTTTCATAGCGGCTCAGCTTGGCTGTTTCGGGGATCGAGAACAGTCCGATCGCGCCAACCTGGTTGCCACCCTGGGAAATGGTGCCATCCGCCGCGATGGAGACCTCGCCCCCGCGCGGATCGAGAAGGATCCCTGCTTCGCCCGGATCGAGAACGGGATAGCCGGCGGTGCTCAGGAGCTCGCCGGTTGCGGTCATCTGCAGACGACCGTCGCGGGTGTAGACCGTGCCGTCTGGTGTGGAAAGCGCGAGCCAGCTTTCTCCCTGCACGGCAACGTCGAGTGGGTTGCCCGTGTAGGAAACGGCGCCGGGGCTGCGTGAAATGTAGGTGTCGCCGGGCGACGAGAAGGCGACCTTCTCGGGACCGGTCCGCGTCATCACGGCATCGAACTTCACCTCTTCGGCACGAAAGCCCGCTGTGTTCATATTGGCGACGTTGTTGGCGATCGTCGTCAAGCGTCGGTCGAGTGCCACCTGCGCGGAAAGTGCGACGTAAGTACTTGTCGGCATGTCTCAAGTTCCGCCGTGCTTCAGCTGGTTCAAAGTTAGGAGGAGATCGGCGCTGACTGATGTCGAGCGACTGTTGGAGAAGAGATTGAGGATCGGATCCGCTGCCACGTTCTCCGTTGCGTCCCACATGATCGTGAAGCGCTGGACAAGCTTGGCGAGTTTTTCGGGGTCCTTCAGATCCTCAATGTTCAGACGCTGTTCGACGGCCTTGGCCTGCTTTTCGATGTCGGCATTCGCCATTTCGGCTGGAAAGCCGAAGGTCGTTCTGACGACAGCCCACAACGCATCATCCGCGAGGAGGCCGTAGGCGGACTTCACCTCGGGAGCGGCGCGCTGGAAATACAATGCGAGCCGGACGCCCTCATTATCGTCGCCGGCTCTCTCTTCGAGTGTCTGACGAGTATAGAGATCGACGACGCCCTGCTGCGCCTCTTTTGCGGCTGTGGTCGTCTCGCCGTTCTCAGCGAAATTGAAAACGGTCGCGAATTCCACGAAACGATCGTCCGACATCCGATTGGCAAAGCTCTTCGGGTCGCTCACGCCCTCTTCCAAAACTTTGCGGATCAAGCCCTTCGCGTAGGCCATATCCTCAAGGCCGAAGGCCTTCATCGCGTAGTTGTAGACGCGGCGATCTTCAAAGAATTCGTCGATCGATGTGATCTTGCCGATATTGGCGAGGTAATAATTGGTTTCCCGTGTCACCGTCCGGTCGCTGGAGACGCGGTTCAGGGACTTGTCCATGTCGGCGGCGATGCGCTGATAGCTGATAGATGTCGAGATCACTGCGGCCTCACAATTGAGATGAGGCTCTAGGTCGGCAAGCTTGTGTGAAGCTGGCTATATCTTGCCGTTATCGGCCTCTTGGCGATGCGCCCGATGCTCCAGCTTCGCGCAAGCCAAATCGAACAGTGAGGGCTCCTAACGAAATCACTTCATGGAGCAAGCTCTTGGCTATCCTACTCGGCTTGGTGATCGGCATCGGTTCGATGCTCGGCGGCTTCATGGCAATGGGCGGCCATGTGGGCGTCATCTGGCAGCCTTTCGAATACGTGATCATCGTCGGCATCGCTCTTGGCACTTTCATCATCGCCAATCCGATGGCGATCATCAAAGATGCCGGGGCCGGTATCTTCGAGGCGATGAAGGGCACGGCTCCGAAGCGGAGCGATTATCTCAGCATTCTGAGCCTGCTGTTCGCGTTGATGCGAGATCTCAGAACGCGGCCTCGCAACGAGGTCGAAGCACATATCGACGATCCGGCGAATTCGGTGCTTTTTCAGCACTTTCCGTCGATCCTGAAGGACAAGGAACTCACGGCTTATATCTGTGACTATGTCCGTCTGATCATCATCGGTAACGCGCGTTCGCACGAGATCGAGGGGCTGATGGAGCAGGAGATCTCGACGATCAAAAAGCACAAGCTGAAGTCCGCCGGTGCATTGGGGACAGTCGCTGAAGCGCTCCCGGCGATCGGCATTTGCGCCGCAGTGCTGGGGATCGTGAAGGCGATGGGCGCCATTGATCAGTCGCCGGAAATCCTTGGTCACTACATCGCCTCGGCGCTGATCGGCACGTTCGTCGGTATCTTCCTGTCCTACGCAGTGCTTTCGCCCGTCGCGGGCAAGATCAAGATTTTGCGCGAGAAGCAGTGCCAGCCTTTTGTCATCGTCAAGCAGACGCTCATTGCCTTCATGAACGGTGCGCTGCCTCAGGTTGCGCTCGAGCATGGCCGTAAGACGATTTCTTCCAAAGAGCGCCCGACCATCGACGAGGTGGAAAACGAGGCGATTTCCAACACTCCGAGCTCCTCGGCAGCTCCCATGCAGCAGGCGGCCTAATCCATGTCCGAAGCACAAAAAGGCACTGATATCCGTGACATGCTGCTCGATGCAGCGGGTCTGTCGGTTGATAAGCTGCCGATGCTGCAGATCATCTTCGACCGCATGGCGACCTTCTGTGCCGACAGCCTGCGCACGCTGGCCGCATCTCAGGCCTACTACTCTCTGAGCCATGTGGAGAGCGGTCGTATCGGTGACATCCTGGAGATGTATGAGGCGAATGCCGTCGCCGGCATTTTCCATGCTCCGACCTGGGACAACCACATCATCGTCGGTTTCGACCGTGATTTCATCTTCTCGATGGTGGAAGTGCTCTTCGGTGCAGACGGTTCGGAACCGCCTTTCGATGACGAGAGGAACTTCTCGACCATCGAAAATCGCATCGCGCAGATGCTGTTCGAGCAGGCGGGCAAAGCGCTGCAGGCTTCTTTCGCGCTTGTCTCGGACACCCCGTTCAAATTTGAACGTCAAGAGACCCGCATGGACTTCGCCGTCATCGGGCGGCGCAACAACATGGCGGTCGCGGCGAAGTTTCTGCTGCAGGCGCTCGGACGCGGCGGCGAGATGTTCGTGATCATCCCACAATCGGCGCTGACTCCGATGCGGCAGGTTTTGTCGCGCGTGATTTCCGGCGAGTCGAATGCCGGTGATCCCAATTGGTCGCGCCAAATTCGTACCGAGGTGAAGAAGGCGAGTGTGCCTCTCCGTGCCGTGCTCGAAGAGCGCAGCATCATGCTCGACGAAGTCGCTCACTTCAAAGTGGGCCAGGTGTTGGAACTGCAGGCCACGCCCGCGAGCCGTGTCAAGCTCGAGGCCAATGAGCAACCGCTCTTCTGGTGTCAGCTGGGTCAGACGGAAGGCTCGTACAAGCTCCGTGTGGAAGAGGTCTTCGATCCCGAAAAGGAGTTCATCAATGACCTTCTTACTAGCTGATCTGGCGGTTCTGTCCGCCTTTGCTGGGGCGAGCGCAGCTGCGATCGCTTTGCAGGTTTGCGAGCGACGTGAAGAAGCCGTCGCGAGGATTGACGCATCGCGCCGCAGGGAACTGGCGCGCCGGCGCTGAAGGGGGCTGGTCCATCGCAGGAGAGCGTTAGGGCCCGCAGGATTGAATCGAGAGGAGCGTTTTCATGTCTGGAGATCCTTTGAAGGATATGCAGGAAAAGTTGAACGAAACTTCCACGCACGAGGATGACTTTACTGCGGATATAAAGGTTGGCCAGGGCGAGACTTTCGGTACCGGTCGCAATCTTGAATCCGTGATGCGGATTCCGGTGCTGATGCAGGTCGTACTCGGCTCCGCCCGTATGCCCGTTGCCAATCTCATGAAGCTTGGTCGAGGAGCCATCGTGCCGCTGGACCACCGAGTCGGCGAACCGGTCGAAGTAGTGGTCAACGGTCGCGTCATTGCGCGCGGCGAAGTGGTGGTCGTCGAAGACGACAATTCTCGCTTTGGTGTGTCGCTGACCGAGATTGTTGGTCCGGCTGGCGCTGAGCTGACAAACTAAG from Rhodopseudomonas julia harbors:
- a CDS encoding flagellar motor switch protein FliM, whose translation is MSEAQKGTDIRDMLLDAAGLSVDKLPMLQIIFDRMATFCADSLRTLAASQAYYSLSHVESGRIGDILEMYEANAVAGIFHAPTWDNHIIVGFDRDFIFSMVEVLFGADGSEPPFDDERNFSTIENRIAQMLFEQAGKALQASFALVSDTPFKFERQETRMDFAVIGRRNNMAVAAKFLLQALGRGGEMFVIIPQSALTPMRQVLSRVISGESNAGDPNWSRQIRTEVKKASVPLRAVLEERSIMLDEVAHFKVGQVLELQATPASRVKLEANEQPLFWCQLGQTEGSYKLRVEEVFDPEKEFINDLLTS
- the motA gene encoding flagellar motor stator protein MotA → MAILLGLVIGIGSMLGGFMAMGGHVGVIWQPFEYVIIVGIALGTFIIANPMAIIKDAGAGIFEAMKGTAPKRSDYLSILSLLFALMRDLRTRPRNEVEAHIDDPANSVLFQHFPSILKDKELTAYICDYVRLIIIGNARSHEIEGLMEQEISTIKKHKLKSAGALGTVAEALPAIGICAAVLGIVKAMGAIDQSPEILGHYIASALIGTFVGIFLSYAVLSPVAGKIKILREKQCQPFVIVKQTLIAFMNGALPQVALEHGRKTISSKERPTIDEVENEAISNTPSSSAAPMQQAA
- a CDS encoding DUF1217 domain-containing protein; its protein translation is MISTSISYQRIAADMDKSLNRVSSDRTVTRETNYYLANIGKITSIDEFFEDRRVYNYAMKAFGLEDMAYAKGLIRKVLEEGVSDPKSFANRMSDDRFVEFATVFNFAENGETTTAAKEAQQGVVDLYTRQTLEERAGDDNEGVRLALYFQRAAPEVKSAYGLLADDALWAVVRTTFGFPAEMANADIEKQAKAVEQRLNIEDLKDPEKLAKLVQRFTIMWDATENVAADPILNLFSNSRSTSVSADLLLTLNQLKHGGT
- the fliN gene encoding flagellar motor switch protein FliN, with the translated sequence MSGDPLKDMQEKLNETSTHEDDFTADIKVGQGETFGTGRNLESVMRIPVLMQVVLGSARMPVANLMKLGRGAIVPLDHRVGEPVEVVVNGRVIARGEVVVVEDDNSRFGVSLTEIVGPAGAELTN
- the flgF gene encoding flagellar basal-body rod protein FlgF translates to MPTSTYVALSAQVALDRRLTTIANNVANMNTAGFRAEEVKFDAVMTRTGPEKVAFSSPGDTYISRSPGAVSYTGNPLDVAVQGESWLALSTPDGTVYTRDGRLQMTATGELLSTAGYPVLDPGEAGILLDPRGGEVSIAADGTISQGGNQVGAIGLFSIPETAKLSRYENSGVVPSEAAQPVEDMTVNGLRQGYVEGANVNPISEISKLIMLQRAFDSAASAVEKSESTQQEAIRSLGPS